Proteins encoded in a region of the Streptomyces sp. NBC_01471 genome:
- a CDS encoding NHLP family bacteriocin export ABC transporter peptidase/permease/ATPase subunit has product MAAPVSPSPAAQRQLPPAGHGRRRARPAPRPQRRHRTVRTPTVLQMEAVECGAAALAMVLAHHGRHVPLEELRIACGVSRDGSRASNLLKAARSYGLTARGMQMEPAALAEVQAPAILFWEFNHYVVYDGTGRRFGRRGVHINDPDKGRRFVPAEDFDTSFTGVVLVLEPGDGFRGGGRRPGVLRALPARLRGTTGTMLAALLASLLLVAAGAALPALSRTYIDMFLIGDRTSLLGALFTSMATMVGLTAVLTWLQQANLLRGRIIASTLSSARFLGHLLRLPVTFFAQRSPADLVQRLQSNDAVAETLARDLTAAGVDGVVVLLYAALLWTYDPQLTLVGVGVALGNVVAMRIVIRLRATRTQKLRADTARLTNTAYTGLQLIETMKATGGENGYFRRWAGQHATTLEEQQRLGVPSAWLGIVAPTLATLNSALILWIGGLRAVEGHLSVGLLVAFQALVVRFTAPITRLNGVAGRIQDFAADVTRLKDVESFPADSLYTRSDPAADTRRLKGHVTLDDVTFGYSPLDKPLLTGFSLAVGPGQQVALVGGSGSGKSTVSRLISGLYSPWEGTIRIDGQRLEDIPRGALTASVSFVDQDVFLFEGTVRDNVALWDPSIPDEAVVDALRDAALYDVVARRPGGIRGRVEQDGRNFSGGQRQRLEIARALVRRPSVLVLDEVTSALDAGTEHVIIDNLRRRGCACVVIAHRLSTVRDSDEIVVLDHGEVVERGRHEELVAAGGPYAELVREH; this is encoded by the coding sequence TTGGCTGCTCCCGTGAGCCCCTCCCCCGCCGCCCAGCGGCAGCTGCCGCCGGCCGGCCACGGCCGCCGCCGGGCACGCCCCGCGCCCAGGCCGCAGCGCCGCCACCGGACGGTACGGACCCCCACCGTCCTCCAGATGGAGGCCGTCGAGTGCGGCGCCGCCGCCCTGGCCATGGTCCTCGCCCACCACGGCCGCCACGTCCCCCTCGAAGAGCTCCGCATCGCCTGCGGCGTCTCGCGCGACGGCTCGCGGGCCAGCAACCTCCTCAAGGCGGCCCGCAGTTACGGACTGACGGCCAGGGGCATGCAGATGGAACCGGCCGCCCTCGCCGAGGTCCAGGCGCCCGCGATCCTCTTCTGGGAGTTCAACCACTACGTCGTCTACGACGGCACGGGCCGGCGCTTCGGACGGCGCGGCGTGCACATCAACGACCCGGACAAGGGGCGCAGGTTCGTGCCCGCCGAGGACTTCGACACCAGTTTCACCGGCGTCGTCCTCGTCCTCGAACCGGGCGACGGCTTCCGCGGGGGCGGCCGGAGACCGGGCGTCCTGCGGGCGCTGCCCGCGCGCCTCCGCGGCACCACGGGCACGATGCTCGCGGCCCTCCTCGCCAGCCTGCTCCTGGTCGCGGCCGGCGCGGCGCTGCCCGCGCTCAGCCGTACCTACATCGACATGTTCCTGATCGGCGACCGGACCTCGCTGCTGGGCGCGCTGTTCACCTCGATGGCCACGATGGTGGGGCTCACCGCCGTTCTCACCTGGCTCCAGCAGGCGAACCTGCTGCGCGGGCGCATCATCGCGTCGACCCTGAGCAGCGCACGCTTCCTGGGCCATCTGCTGCGGCTCCCCGTGACGTTCTTCGCGCAGCGCAGCCCGGCCGACCTGGTGCAGCGCCTCCAGTCGAACGACGCGGTCGCCGAGACCCTCGCCCGCGATCTGACCGCCGCCGGGGTCGACGGCGTGGTGGTGCTGCTGTACGCGGCGCTGCTGTGGACGTACGACCCGCAGCTGACGCTCGTCGGCGTGGGCGTCGCGCTCGGCAACGTCGTCGCGATGCGGATCGTGATCCGGCTGCGCGCCACGCGGACGCAGAAGCTGCGCGCGGACACGGCCCGGCTCACCAACACCGCGTACACGGGCCTCCAGCTGATCGAGACGATGAAGGCGACCGGCGGCGAGAACGGCTACTTCCGGCGCTGGGCCGGGCAGCACGCCACCACCCTGGAGGAGCAGCAGCGCCTCGGGGTGCCGAGCGCGTGGCTGGGCATCGTGGCGCCGACCCTGGCGACGCTGAACAGCGCGCTGATCCTGTGGATCGGCGGTCTGCGCGCGGTCGAGGGGCATCTGTCGGTGGGGCTCCTCGTGGCGTTCCAGGCGCTCGTGGTGCGCTTCACCGCGCCGATCACCCGCCTCAACGGCGTCGCGGGCCGTATCCAGGACTTCGCCGCCGACGTGACGCGTCTGAAGGACGTCGAGAGCTTTCCCGCGGACTCCCTGTACACCCGCTCCGACCCGGCCGCGGACACCCGCCGCCTGAAGGGGCACGTCACGCTCGACGACGTCACGTTCGGCTACAGCCCGCTCGACAAGCCGCTCCTGACGGGCTTCTCGCTGGCCGTCGGACCGGGGCAGCAGGTCGCCCTCGTGGGCGGCTCGGGCAGCGGCAAGTCGACGGTGTCGCGGCTGATCTCCGGTCTGTACAGCCCGTGGGAGGGCACGATCCGGATCGACGGGCAGCGGCTTGAGGACATCCCTCGGGGCGCCCTGACCGCGTCCGTGTCGTTCGTCGACCAGGACGTGTTCCTCTTCGAGGGCACGGTCCGCGACAACGTCGCCCTGTGGGATCCGTCGATCCCGGACGAGGCGGTCGTCGACGCGCTCAGGGACGCGGCGCTGTACGACGTCGTGGCGCGCAGGCCCGGCGGCATCCGGGGCCGGGTCGAGCAGGACGGGCGGAACTTCTCCGGCGGGCAGCGCCAGCGGCTCGAAATCGCGCGAGCCCTGGTCCGGCGGCCGAGCGTCCTCGTGCTCGACGAGGTGACCAGCGCCCTGGACGCCGGGACCGAGCACGTCATCATCGACAATCTGCGGCGCCGCGGCTGCGCCTGTGTGGTGATCGCGCACCGCCTCAGCACGGTCCGCGACAGCGACGAGATCGTGGTCCTCGACCACGGCGAGGTCGTGGAGCGCGGCCGCCACGAGGAACTGGTCGCCGCCGGAGGGCCGTACGCCGAACTGGTCAGGGAGCACTGA
- a CDS encoding NHLP bacteriocin export ABC transporter permease/ATPase subunit has protein sequence MTYTGQENAAGDQVTAAFGALGVPVDCTGLRSLPLEGPQVLWLVVGGALDLFAVDAAAQGHWHFLGRLEAGTLLLGPVEGPQHTLVGRPLRGCVLRRIALRELQVPDHGDGSWAHDQQYLSQYDTQDSALSLLEHAFALGAGRSQRVLFEAPLDGRTAGDDSVGDDDILWLPVMPGSVQYGASYSADAAGDLLVDGAMWQRMVNQQFRLLAALDRWIERLERAHETRTAAGIKAGETVRENADRTLIASIGRQGRGSSRHASSRAGDDATYGACKLVADAAGIALTEPARSGAVSERIDPVEQIAVASRIRSRGVRLDGRWWRENTGPLVGYRAASGTPVALLWRRGGYEAVHPSSGRPTRIDDGNADGFEPRAVMLYRPLPDRPLGPLRLLRFSARGTRGDVRNLLGAGLVTVAIGALVPVATGRVLGEYVPNAESDLIVQVSLAVMVTSIVSAAFMLLQNLTVLRMEGRIEGALQPAVWDRLLRLPTRFFASRSTGELASAAMGVSAIRRLLSGVGPLVVQAGTVGVMNLVLLLCYSVPLALTALGMLAVIAAVFLTLGLWELRWQRRLVVLGNKLNNQAFQTLRGLPKLRVAGAESFAYAAWAGEFARSRELQRRAGRVKNLTTVLNSVYLPLCSLVMFMLLAGPARGSMSAGDFLTFSTAVTMLLTSVTQLTGATLSAAAVLPMFEQIKPVLDAAPEVPAASTQPGVLTGEIEARGVSFRYTDDGPLVLDDVSLSVRPGEFVAVVGPSGCGKSTLLRLLIGFDRPVAGGVLYDGQDLTALDRAAVRRQCGVVLQNAQPLTGSILDCICGAEVFTQEEAWEAAAMAGLAEDIKRMPMGLHTMIVGGGAISGGQRQRLMIAQALIRRPRILFFDEATSALDNETQRTVIDSTRALNATRIVIAHRLSTVMDADRVVVMADGRIVQQGPPDQLLADTGGRLHELVRRQMA, from the coding sequence ATGACGTACACGGGCCAGGAGAACGCGGCGGGCGACCAGGTGACCGCCGCCTTCGGCGCGCTGGGCGTGCCGGTGGACTGCACCGGCCTGCGCAGCCTGCCACTTGAGGGGCCCCAGGTCCTGTGGCTCGTCGTCGGGGGCGCGCTCGACCTGTTCGCGGTGGACGCCGCCGCGCAGGGGCACTGGCACTTCCTGGGCCGGCTGGAGGCGGGGACACTGCTCCTCGGGCCGGTCGAGGGCCCGCAGCACACCCTGGTGGGGCGGCCGCTCCGGGGCTGCGTGCTGCGCCGGATCGCGCTGCGGGAACTACAGGTCCCCGACCACGGCGACGGCTCGTGGGCGCACGACCAGCAGTACCTCAGCCAGTACGACACCCAGGACTCGGCCCTGAGCCTGCTGGAGCACGCCTTCGCGCTGGGCGCGGGCCGCAGCCAGCGGGTGCTGTTCGAGGCCCCGCTCGACGGCAGGACCGCGGGCGACGACTCCGTGGGCGACGACGACATCCTGTGGCTGCCGGTCATGCCGGGCAGCGTGCAGTACGGGGCCTCGTACAGCGCGGACGCGGCCGGCGACCTGCTGGTCGACGGGGCGATGTGGCAGCGCATGGTCAATCAGCAGTTCCGGCTGCTCGCCGCCCTCGACCGGTGGATCGAGCGCCTGGAGCGTGCGCACGAGACCCGTACGGCAGCCGGGATCAAGGCGGGCGAGACCGTCCGCGAGAACGCCGACCGGACACTGATCGCGTCCATCGGCCGTCAGGGCAGGGGAAGTTCACGACACGCGTCCTCCCGGGCCGGTGACGACGCGACGTACGGCGCGTGCAAGCTGGTCGCCGACGCGGCCGGGATCGCGCTCACCGAGCCCGCACGGAGCGGGGCCGTGAGCGAGCGGATCGACCCGGTGGAGCAGATCGCGGTCGCCTCGCGGATCCGCAGCCGCGGCGTCCGTCTCGACGGCCGCTGGTGGCGCGAGAACACCGGCCCCCTGGTGGGGTACCGGGCCGCGTCCGGCACCCCGGTCGCGCTCCTGTGGCGGCGCGGCGGGTACGAGGCGGTGCACCCCTCCAGCGGGCGGCCCACCCGGATCGACGACGGCAACGCGGACGGGTTCGAACCGCGGGCCGTGATGCTGTACCGGCCGCTGCCCGACCGGCCGCTCGGCCCGCTGCGGCTGCTGCGGTTCAGTGCGCGCGGCACCCGGGGCGACGTACGGAACCTGCTCGGCGCGGGCCTGGTGACCGTCGCGATCGGCGCCCTGGTGCCGGTCGCGACCGGGCGGGTCCTCGGCGAGTACGTGCCGAACGCCGAGTCGGACCTGATCGTCCAGGTGTCCCTCGCGGTGATGGTGACGAGCATCGTGTCGGCGGCGTTCATGCTGTTGCAGAACCTGACGGTGCTGCGGATGGAGGGCCGGATCGAGGGCGCCCTGCAACCAGCCGTGTGGGACCGGCTGTTGCGGCTGCCGACGCGCTTCTTCGCCTCGCGCTCCACGGGCGAACTGGCCAGTGCGGCGATGGGCGTCAGCGCGATCCGCCGGCTCCTGTCGGGTGTGGGCCCCCTGGTGGTGCAGGCGGGCACGGTCGGCGTGATGAACCTCGTCCTGCTGCTCTGCTACAGCGTGCCCCTCGCGCTGACCGCCCTCGGCATGCTGGCGGTGATCGCGGCCGTCTTCCTCACCCTCGGGCTGTGGGAGCTGCGCTGGCAGCGGCGCCTCGTGGTGCTCGGCAACAAGCTCAACAACCAGGCGTTCCAGACGCTGCGCGGCCTGCCCAAGCTGCGTGTCGCGGGCGCGGAGAGCTTCGCGTACGCCGCGTGGGCCGGGGAGTTCGCGCGCAGCAGGGAGCTCCAGCGCCGCGCGGGACGCGTCAAGAACCTGACCACGGTCCTCAACTCCGTCTATCTGCCGCTGTGTTCACTGGTGATGTTCATGCTGCTCGCCGGCCCGGCCCGGGGCAGCATGTCGGCGGGCGACTTCCTCACGTTCAGCACCGCGGTGACGATGCTGCTCACCTCGGTCACGCAGCTCACGGGCGCGACGCTCTCGGCGGCCGCGGTCCTTCCGATGTTCGAGCAGATCAAGCCGGTCCTCGACGCGGCGCCCGAGGTACCCGCCGCCAGCACCCAGCCGGGTGTCCTGACGGGGGAGATCGAGGCGCGCGGGGTGTCCTTCCGGTACACGGACGACGGCCCGCTCGTCCTCGACGACGTGTCGCTGTCCGTCCGGCCGGGCGAGTTCGTGGCGGTCGTCGGCCCGAGCGGCTGCGGCAAGTCGACGCTCCTGCGGCTCCTCATCGGCTTCGACCGGCCGGTCGCGGGCGGTGTCCTGTACGACGGCCAGGACCTCACGGCGCTCGACCGGGCGGCGGTGCGCCGGCAGTGCGGGGTCGTGCTGCAGAACGCGCAACCGCTGACCGGTTCGATCCTGGACTGCATCTGCGGCGCCGAGGTGTTCACGCAGGAGGAGGCGTGGGAGGCGGCGGCGATGGCGGGTCTCGCCGAGGACATCAAGCGGATGCCGATGGGGCTGCACACGATGATCGTCGGTGGCGGCGCGATCTCGGGCGGACAGCGCCAGCGCCTCATGATCGCGCAGGCGCTGATCCGGCGCCCCCGCATCCTGTTCTTCGACGAGGCCACGAGCGCGCTCGACAACGAGACCCAGCGCACCGTCATCGACAGCACGCGCGCCCTGAACGCGACCCGGATCGTCATCGCGCACCGCCTGTCGACGGTGATGGACGCGGACCGGGTCGTCGTCATGGCGGACGGGCGCATCGTCCAGCAGGGCCCGCCGGATCAACTCCTCGCGGACACGGGCGGCCGCCTGCACGAACTGGTGCGGCGCCAGATGGCGTAG
- a CDS encoding EF-hand domain-containing protein, which yields MASAFQERKLREMFAAFDADGDGLLRENDFRALVARWSRLPAAGPGTELGARMETLLMGWWAALLETGDANGDGAIDMGELLALVDLLPAMVADVEATADTIFDAVDANGDGVISPEEHRSLVETWNGRSADMTGVFELLDLNGDGHLSRDEFALLWRQFWISDDPAEPGNWLCGRFPAS from the coding sequence GTGGCCAGTGCCTTTCAGGAGCGCAAGCTCAGGGAGATGTTCGCGGCGTTCGACGCGGACGGTGACGGTCTGCTGCGCGAGAACGATTTCCGGGCGCTCGTCGCCCGCTGGAGCCGGCTGCCCGCGGCCGGACCGGGGACGGAGCTCGGCGCGCGGATGGAGACGCTGCTGATGGGGTGGTGGGCGGCGCTGCTGGAAACCGGTGACGCCAATGGGGACGGGGCGATCGACATGGGTGAACTCCTGGCCCTGGTCGACCTGCTGCCCGCCATGGTCGCGGACGTGGAGGCGACGGCCGACACCATCTTCGACGCCGTGGACGCCAACGGCGACGGTGTGATCTCCCCGGAGGAGCACCGCAGTCTCGTCGAGACCTGGAACGGACGGTCCGCCGACATGACGGGCGTCTTCGAACTGCTCGACCTGAACGGCGACGGTCACCTCAGCCGTGACGAGTTCGCCCTGCTGTGGCGCCAGTTCTGGATCAGCGACGACCCGGCGGAGCCTGGCAACTGGCTCTGCGGCCGGTTCCCCGCCTCGTAG
- a CDS encoding IS4 family transposase, with translation MSLQDILTTGAPLLEQAAISRTVGVAAGVFAPGHIGELTRIVPFEMVDEVLEQTGAVQRRVRLVPARVTVYLLLAAALFNGLGYQQVFDRLCAGLASLAPVRPSGSALRQARQRLGPAPMKALFDLVSGPAATTAAAGRWRGLRVVAVDGTLLSVPDCPANLAVFTRQRLGNGISGYPQLRLAALVACGTRSVIGAVFGPATTGELEYARRLAVDLRAGMLLLGDRNFASAALLNQLAATGADLLVRCKTNRKLPPLVRCRDGSTLTRIGPLTVRVIEAEISIRTAQGTRTGHYRLLTTLTDPDTHPAGELVRLYHERWEIETAYAELKSTMLGGRVLRARTPDGIEQEVWSLLTAYQALRTAMTDATDSIPGTDPDRAGFFTALATARDQLVLAAGIITGTDIDLVGTIGRHVLAHLLPTRRVRTKDRIVKRAISKYNARGPAIDRTTYKATISINMLTSSP, from the coding sequence ATGTCACTCCAAGACATCCTCACCACAGGAGCTCCGCTGTTGGAACAGGCTGCCATATCAAGGACCGTCGGGGTAGCGGCAGGGGTGTTCGCACCGGGGCATATCGGTGAGCTGACCCGGATCGTTCCGTTCGAGATGGTCGATGAAGTGCTGGAACAGACCGGTGCGGTGCAGCGCAGGGTCCGGCTGGTGCCGGCGCGGGTCACGGTCTACCTGCTGCTGGCCGCGGCACTCTTCAACGGGCTGGGCTATCAGCAGGTTTTCGACCGGTTATGCGCCGGGCTGGCGAGCCTGGCACCAGTCCGGCCCAGTGGCAGCGCTCTTCGCCAGGCCCGCCAACGGCTGGGGCCGGCACCGATGAAAGCCCTGTTCGACCTGGTGAGTGGGCCTGCGGCCACGACCGCTGCCGCCGGGCGATGGCGAGGTCTGAGGGTCGTGGCAGTCGACGGCACCCTTCTGTCGGTCCCGGACTGCCCGGCCAACCTTGCGGTGTTCACCCGGCAGCGGCTCGGCAACGGGATCTCGGGCTACCCGCAACTGCGTCTGGCCGCGCTGGTGGCCTGCGGGACCCGGTCGGTGATCGGGGCCGTGTTCGGTCCGGCCACGACCGGCGAACTGGAGTACGCCCGCCGCCTGGCGGTGGACCTGCGGGCTGGGATGCTGCTGCTGGGCGACCGGAACTTCGCCTCCGCCGCATTGCTGAACCAGCTGGCCGCCACCGGCGCCGATCTGCTCGTGCGCTGCAAGACGAACCGGAAGCTGCCACCGTTGGTCCGCTGCCGTGACGGCTCGACACTGACCCGGATCGGTCCGCTGACCGTGCGTGTCATCGAGGCCGAGATCAGTATCCGCACCGCCCAGGGCACACGCACGGGCCATTACCGGCTGCTGACCACCCTCACCGACCCTGACACCCACCCGGCCGGTGAACTCGTCCGGCTCTACCACGAACGCTGGGAGATCGAGACCGCCTACGCGGAGCTGAAGTCCACGATGCTGGGCGGACGCGTCCTGCGGGCCCGCACCCCGGACGGCATCGAGCAGGAGGTCTGGTCCCTGCTCACCGCCTACCAGGCACTGCGGACCGCGATGACCGACGCCACCGACAGCATCCCGGGCACCGACCCCGACAGGGCCGGCTTCTTCACCGCCCTCGCCACCGCCCGGGACCAGCTCGTCCTGGCCGCCGGCATCATCACCGGCACCGACATCGATCTCGTCGGCACCATAGGCCGTCACGTCCTGGCCCACCTCCTGCCCACCCGGCGGGTCCGCACAAAAGACCGCATCGTCAAACGAGCAATCTCCAAATACAACGCACGCGGACCCGCCATTGACCGGACCACCTACAAAGCCACCATCAGCATCAACATGCTCACGAGCAGCCCTTGA
- a CDS encoding gluconate:H+ symporter gives MYFAAETPAAPPHTGGLLAIVGGTTGLLTVAVLGIALLLFLIIKVRLQPFVALLGVSIAVGLGAGLSVTELFGTVQKSSSVSMIESGMGGILGHIAIIIGLGTMLGSILEVSGGAEVLSARLLNLFGEKRAPLAMGLTGLIFGIPIFFDVGIFVLAPIVYAAAKRSGKSIVLYAMPLLAGLSMTHAFLPPHPGPVAAAALFHVSLGWVILIGAACGIPAVLAAWVYAAWIGKRLFVAVPQDMVEAAEEAKAAVVAEQRALGVKPQEKPVPLGTVLAIIGTPLILILLATFSSIALDPSTLRSVLEFFGHPFVALTIALFLSYYLLGIRRGWSRKSLEAVSTASLKPVGNILLVVGAGGIFGAVLSGSGIAGALSKTFNDVGLPVIVLAYLISLVLRVAQGSATVAIVTTAGIVLPLVDGQHLSQPHLALIIMAISAGSIFASHVNDGGFWMVAKYFGISERDTLKSWTVLESVLSVAGFVVAALLSLVI, from the coding sequence ATGTACTTCGCCGCTGAGACCCCCGCAGCGCCACCCCACACCGGCGGCCTGCTCGCCATCGTCGGGGGCACCACCGGTCTGCTGACCGTCGCCGTCCTCGGCATCGCGCTCCTCCTCTTCCTGATCATCAAGGTCAGGCTGCAGCCGTTCGTCGCGCTGCTCGGCGTCTCCATAGCCGTCGGCCTCGGTGCCGGACTCTCCGTCACCGAACTCTTCGGCACGGTCCAGAAGTCGTCGTCCGTCTCGATGATCGAGTCGGGCATGGGCGGCATCCTCGGGCACATCGCGATCATCATCGGCCTCGGTACGATGCTCGGCTCGATCCTTGAGGTCTCGGGCGGCGCGGAGGTGCTGAGCGCCCGGCTGCTCAACCTCTTCGGTGAGAAGCGCGCCCCGCTCGCGATGGGTCTCACCGGCCTCATCTTCGGCATCCCGATCTTCTTCGACGTCGGCATCTTCGTCCTCGCGCCGATCGTCTACGCGGCCGCCAAGCGGTCCGGCAAGTCCATCGTCCTGTACGCGATGCCGCTGCTCGCGGGCCTGTCGATGACCCACGCGTTCCTGCCGCCGCACCCGGGTCCGGTCGCCGCCGCCGCGCTCTTCCACGTCTCGCTCGGCTGGGTCATCCTGATCGGCGCCGCCTGCGGCATCCCCGCCGTGCTGGCCGCCTGGGTGTACGCGGCGTGGATCGGCAAGCGCCTCTTCGTCGCAGTGCCGCAGGACATGGTCGAGGCCGCCGAGGAGGCCAAGGCGGCGGTCGTCGCCGAGCAGCGGGCCCTCGGGGTCAAGCCGCAGGAGAAGCCGGTCCCGCTGGGCACGGTCCTCGCGATCATCGGGACCCCGCTGATCCTGATCCTGCTGGCGACGTTCTCCTCGATCGCGCTGGACCCCTCGACGCTCCGCTCGGTCCTGGAGTTCTTCGGCCACCCCTTCGTCGCCCTGACGATCGCGCTGTTCCTCTCGTACTACCTGCTGGGCATCCGCCGCGGCTGGTCGCGCAAGTCCCTCGAAGCGGTCTCGACCGCCTCGCTCAAGCCGGTCGGCAACATCCTGCTGGTGGTCGGCGCGGGCGGCATCTTCGGTGCGGTCCTCAGCGGCAGCGGCATCGCGGGCGCGCTGTCCAAGACCTTCAACGACGTGGGCCTGCCGGTCATCGTGCTCGCCTATCTGATCTCGCTGGTGCTGCGGGTGGCCCAGGGCAGCGCCACCGTGGCGATCGTGACCACGGCCGGCATCGTCCTGCCGCTGGTCGACGGCCAGCACCTCTCGCAGCCCCACCTCGCGCTGATCATCATGGCCATCTCGGCCGGCTCGATCTTCGCCTCGCACGTCAACGACGGCGGATTCTGGATGGTCGCCAAGTACTTCGGCATCTCGGAACGCGACACCCTGAAGTCCTGGACGGTCCTCGAATCGGTCCTGTCGGTGGCGGGCTTCGTGGTCGCCGCGCTGCTCAGTCTGGTGATCTAG
- a CDS encoding RidA family protein, translating to MTEKTALTPATHTTPPAKFSHGVRKGNILQVAGQVGFLPAVEGQAPTPAGPTLREQTLQTFANVKAILEEGGATWDDVMMMRVYLTDVAHFAELNEIYNAYFEEQGLTQPASARTTVYVGLPPGLLIEIDALAVLG from the coding sequence ATGACCGAGAAGACCGCTCTCACCCCCGCCACCCACACGACGCCGCCCGCGAAGTTCTCGCACGGCGTCCGCAAGGGCAACATCCTCCAGGTCGCCGGCCAGGTCGGCTTCCTGCCGGCCGTCGAGGGCCAGGCGCCCACCCCGGCGGGCCCGACCCTGCGCGAGCAGACCCTCCAGACCTTCGCCAACGTCAAGGCGATCCTGGAGGAGGGCGGCGCCACCTGGGACGACGTGATGATGATGCGCGTCTACCTGACGGACGTCGCGCACTTCGCCGAGCTGAACGAGATCTACAACGCGTACTTCGAGGAGCAGGGTCTCACCCAGCCCGCCTCGGCCCGTACGACGGTCTACGTCGGCCTGCCGCCCGGCCTGCTCATCGAGATCGACGCGCTGGCCGTACTCGGCTGA
- a CDS encoding IclR family transcriptional regulator, whose protein sequence is MSQTVDRALSILPLLARGPADLGQVSESLGVHKSTALRLLRTLHEHGLVYRQQDQRYRLGTRLFALAQEAVENLDVREIAHPHLARLNEECGHTVHLAVYEENEVLYIDKVESRYPVRMYSRIGRPVAITVAAVAKLLLADLPEPERRTVAERLDYPTYTARSTPNAGAFLKELATVREQGWATDLGGHEESINCVGAPIRGVDGRVVAAMSMSAPNVVVTAEELLTLLPLVRRTADAISGEYAGTAPQPKTVPPHHPPKEARA, encoded by the coding sequence ATGAGCCAGACCGTAGACCGGGCGCTCTCCATCCTGCCGCTGCTCGCCCGGGGGCCCGCCGACCTCGGCCAGGTCTCGGAGAGCCTCGGCGTCCACAAGTCGACCGCGCTGCGGCTGCTCCGTACCCTCCACGAGCACGGCCTCGTCTACCGTCAGCAGGACCAGCGCTACCGCCTCGGCACCCGCCTCTTCGCGCTCGCCCAGGAAGCCGTCGAGAACCTCGACGTACGGGAGATCGCGCACCCCCATCTGGCCAGGCTGAACGAGGAGTGCGGGCACACCGTGCACCTCGCGGTGTACGAGGAGAACGAGGTCCTCTACATCGACAAGGTCGAGAGCCGCTACCCGGTCCGGATGTACTCGCGGATCGGCAGGCCCGTCGCGATCACCGTGGCGGCCGTCGCCAAACTGCTGCTCGCGGACCTCCCCGAGCCGGAGCGGCGCACCGTCGCCGAGCGGCTCGACTACCCCACCTACACGGCCCGTTCGACACCGAACGCCGGCGCCTTCCTCAAGGAGCTGGCCACGGTGCGCGAACAGGGCTGGGCCACCGACCTCGGTGGCCACGAGGAGTCCATCAACTGCGTCGGAGCCCCCATCCGGGGCGTGGACGGCCGGGTTGTCGCCGCCATGTCGATGTCGGCGCCCAATGTGGTCGTGACCGCAGAGGAACTCCTCACCCTGCTCCCGCTGGTGCGCCGCACGGCCGACGCCATCAGCGGCGAGTACGCGGGCACCGCACCGCAGCCGAAGACCGTCCCCCCGCACCACCCCCCGAAGGAAGCAAGGGCATGA
- a CDS encoding sugar kinase, which yields MTAQHTPVPPVDVVCLGESMVTFLPSRPGRLADVPSFDRGIGGAESNVACALAAAGHSARWISRVGADGFGDHLTEAVAAYGVDTSAVQRDPHRPTGVYFRTADDRDADHHEVVYYRAGSAASAMAPGAPPRTALWSGQVLHLSGITAALSPGCLALMRELTAPAPGRPLVSFDVNFRPGLWRDADGAGPAVLLELARGADVVFVGEDEAEAAWGVRGAAAIRAALPEPGVLVVKRGSAGAVVFAADPASQDTVTTVPALRVDVVAPVGAGDAFAAGFLSGTLRGLPVRDRARHGHLMAAAALTVHGDLADPPSRALADRLVALDDTAWGTLRIGPGWTETVSDTTGADEEVRTP from the coding sequence GTGACCGCCCAGCACACCCCAGTGCCCCCAGTGGACGTCGTCTGTCTCGGCGAGTCCATGGTCACGTTCCTGCCCTCCCGGCCCGGCCGCCTCGCCGACGTCCCCTCCTTCGACCGGGGCATCGGCGGCGCCGAGTCCAACGTGGCCTGTGCGCTGGCCGCCGCCGGGCACTCCGCGCGGTGGATCAGCCGGGTCGGCGCCGACGGCTTCGGCGACCACCTGACCGAGGCGGTCGCGGCGTACGGGGTCGACACCTCGGCCGTCCAGCGCGACCCGCACCGCCCCACCGGCGTCTACTTCCGCACCGCCGACGACCGTGACGCCGACCACCACGAGGTCGTCTACTACCGCGCCGGGTCCGCCGCGAGCGCGATGGCGCCCGGTGCGCCGCCCCGCACCGCGCTGTGGTCCGGGCAGGTGCTCCACCTCTCCGGGATCACGGCCGCGCTCTCGCCCGGCTGCCTGGCCCTGATGCGCGAACTGACCGCGCCGGCGCCGGGCCGTCCGCTGGTCTCCTTCGACGTGAACTTCCGCCCGGGGCTGTGGCGTGACGCCGACGGGGCGGGCCCCGCGGTGCTGCTGGAGCTGGCACGCGGGGCCGACGTGGTGTTCGTCGGCGAGGACGAGGCGGAGGCGGCCTGGGGCGTCCGGGGCGCTGCCGCGATCAGGGCCGCGCTGCCGGAGCCCGGAGTCCTGGTCGTGAAGCGGGGGTCCGCGGGCGCCGTGGTCTTCGCCGCGGACCCCGCCTCGCAGGACACCGTCACCACCGTCCCCGCCCTGCGCGTGGACGTCGTCGCCCCGGTCGGCGCGGGCGACGCCTTCGCCGCAGGGTTCCTCTCCGGCACCCTGCGCGGCCTCCCGGTCCGGGACCGCGCCCGGCACGGCCATCTGATGGCCGCCGCCGCCCTCACCGTCCACGGCGACCTGGCCGACCCGCCGTCCCGGGCCCTCGCCGACCGGCTCGTGGCTCTCGACGACACCGCCTGGGGCACACTTCGGATCGGCCCCGGCTGGACCGAGACCGTGTCCGACACGACCGGCGCCGACGAGGAGGTACGTACGCCATGA